A segment of the Agarivorans albus genome:
CTTAAGCCTAACCTTTTCCCAGCCTTCTACTCCATTACTCCCTCGCCAGTCCTTGGTAAGTTCACCAGATGTCGCGGCAGCTAAGACCGATTGGCGGAAACGTTTTAAAATCGTGGGGATTTTGTCGAGATGTGCTTGCGCTGTTTCTACTTTAGCTAATACTGAATCTAGTTTATCTGCAATGCGTTTTTGTTCGTCCAGAGGCGGTAATGGGAACTTACTTTTTTTCAAAGCTGTTTTGTTGAACTTTTGTTGCGCATTACCTCCTGTAATCGACAAAACTAAATCTTGCCCTTGCCTTGAGCGAATGAAATAGTCGATAAACCTATTAGAAGTTAAGTCATTAGCTCGCACCCTAATACCATTTGGAGCAATAGTCATAGGCTTACCTAGCTCAGGTACTAGGAAGGTTCTGCCTGGAGCGCCTACATTAGCTAAGAACAAATCACCAGCTTGTAACTCACTCTTTTTTAAAAATTCGTAAGAAGGCTTAGTTACATATTTAAACGGGCCTTTGAATCCTTTCGAGTGATCTTTCAGCCGAAGCAAAATAGCATAGTCTTCTTTGTCAGTCTGTGTGACGTTTTCTTTTAAACTAGCAAAACTTCCATTTGCGACAAAATCAGTATATTCCCCGATTTCATCAAATGTTTTTTCTACCCAACCTTCCGGCAATTGGCTCATACCACAACCTCATCAATTGCTTCGGTTGCATCCAGCTCAACTAAAATTGATTGTAGATCTGTTATGGCACCCGCCAACTCTTCTATAGCTTCGTTTATCAAAATATCAGGCTCTGGTAGGTTGGCAGCATCTTCAATACTGTCATCACGTATCCATGCTAGATCTAGGGAGTCTTCTTTAGCTGCAATTTCTTCACGGGTAAAGGCTCTTAATCGGCAAGTGTCAACGTTACCTACTTCACTACCGTCTTTATGATTATCGATAAAGGCTTGGCGTTTAGCGTCATCTACTTGAGTTAAGTCACTGCCAACTGCTTTATAAAACTCATTAAAGTGTGTTTTTGTTAAGACTGTACGCTTACCAAATTGCGGCATATTGGCACGAAGGTCATACACCCAAACTTTTTTGGTGTTGCCCTTGTCTTTATTTACATTTTTAGGTTTATCAAAAAATAGTACGTTCGTTTTCACACCTGCTGCGTAGAAGATGCCAGTAGGTAATCTTAAAATGGTATGCAGGTTACATTTTTCCATTAGGTCGTTACGGATTTTACGGCCTGTAGAACCTTCAAATAAAACGTTGTCTGGCAATACTACTGCTGCTCGACCTCCTGGTTTTAACATGCTGTGATACATTGCATGTAAAAAGGCTAATTGTTTATTAGACGTGTAATGCACTAAGTCATCACGAGTAGGTACACCTCCACCTTGCTTGGTACCAAAAGGTGGATTGGCAAGTATTAAACTTGCTTTAGGTAATGCTTTACCTTCGTTTGATAAGGTATCGCCGTACAACACACCCGCGTTGTCATCGTCGATTGCTAAGTCGTGAAGCATTAAGTTCATCATCGCTAGCCGACGAGTATCAGGCACTAACTCCATACCAAAGAATGTACCGTGTTGGTATTTCTCGTACGCTGTTTCATCAAGGGCTTTGATGTTATTGCTCTTTTTAAGCTCATGAT
Coding sequences within it:
- a CDS encoding N-6 DNA methylase; its protein translation is MSTQDLINKLWNLCNLLRDDGVTYHEYLNELTYLIFLKMIEETGQEELIPEGFRWSDIEEFNAVTRLEEYKKLLIHLGSHGSLITKAIFADASTCIRKPATLNKLVTEIDNLDWYSAKEEGLGDMYEGLLEINASEKKSGAGQYFTPRVLIEAMVELMKPNLDDVIVDPTAGTGGFLIAAHHELKKSNNIKALDETAYEKYQHGTFFGMELVPDTRRLAMMNLMLHDLAIDDDNAGVLYGDTLSNEGKALPKASLILANPPFGTKQGGGVPTRDDLVHYTSNKQLAFLHAMYHSMLKPGGRAAVVLPDNVLFEGSTGRKIRNDLMEKCNLHTILRLPTGIFYAAGVKTNVLFFDKPKNVNKDKGNTKKVWVYDLRANMPQFGKRTVLTKTHFNEFYKAVGSDLTQVDDAKRQAFIDNHKDGSEVGNVDTCRLRAFTREEIAAKEDSLDLAWIRDDSIEDAANLPEPDILINEAIEELAGAITDLQSILVELDATEAIDEVVV